From a single Kitasatospora azatica KCTC 9699 genomic region:
- a CDS encoding zf-HC2 domain-containing protein, whose protein sequence is MTSSRVPPDPQEQSDRHLDAGAYVLGLLDEPDRTAFEEHLAGCSRCRREVDQLGGLEPLLAEYAASGAEPVEPSPRLLDALLDEVAATRRRGRVRRRWLVAVAAALVLGGPAVTAAVMEASPAPAPPAAVAVVSHGATGPTGANATIGVAPKAWGSAITLTLGGVTGPRSCDLVAVSTTGAQQTVTSWTVPDAGYTVRGNTVPQLTTAGGVGFQPGEISHFEVRDLATGQILVSVPVT, encoded by the coding sequence GTGACAAGCTCGCGGGTCCCACCTGACCCCCAGGAACAGTCGGACCGGCACCTGGACGCCGGCGCCTACGTCCTCGGGCTGCTCGACGAGCCGGACCGGACGGCCTTCGAGGAGCACTTGGCCGGCTGCTCGCGCTGCCGGCGCGAAGTGGACCAACTCGGCGGGTTGGAACCGCTGCTCGCCGAGTACGCGGCCAGCGGTGCGGAGCCGGTGGAACCCAGTCCCCGGCTGCTGGACGCACTGCTGGACGAGGTCGCCGCCACCCGCCGGCGTGGGCGGGTGCGGCGACGCTGGCTGGTCGCCGTGGCGGCGGCGCTGGTCCTCGGCGGACCGGCCGTGACGGCGGCCGTGATGGAGGCGAGCCCCGCGCCCGCCCCACCGGCGGCGGTCGCCGTGGTCAGCCACGGCGCCACCGGGCCGACCGGTGCGAACGCCACCATCGGTGTGGCCCCGAAGGCCTGGGGCAGCGCGATCACCCTCACGCTGGGCGGCGTGACCGGCCCGCGCAGCTGTGACCTGGTGGCCGTCTCCACCACGGGCGCACAGCAGACGGTCACCAGCTGGACCGTGCCCGACGCCGGCTACACCGTGCGTGGCAACACGGTGCCACAGCTGACCACCGCAGGCGGCGTGGGCTTCCAGCCGGGCGAGATCAGCCACTTCGAGGTACGCGACCTGGCCACCGGCCAGATCCTGGTCTCGGTGCCCGTGACCTAG
- a CDS encoding class I SAM-dependent methyltransferase — MTALTGAIAAYWNAAAPAFDQEPDHGLRAAATRAAWAARLAGWLPAAPSEVLDLGCGTGSLTLLAAEAGHRVTGVDCAEAMVEQARAKLAAAGHGDAVLLVGDAARPPVAAAAFDVVLVRHLLWTLPDPHAALRAWTERLRPGGRLVLVEGRWRQPAEPVAYVPGADKLPWSGGVGAEALAEAVGELGLTARVEQLATEPELWGHPVDDERYALVAERG, encoded by the coding sequence ATGACTGCCCTCACCGGCGCCATCGCCGCCTACTGGAACGCCGCCGCCCCCGCCTTCGACCAGGAACCCGACCACGGTCTGCGCGCCGCCGCCACCCGCGCCGCCTGGGCCGCGCGACTGGCCGGTTGGCTGCCCGCCGCCCCGTCCGAGGTGCTGGACCTCGGGTGCGGCACCGGCTCGCTCACCCTGCTCGCCGCCGAGGCGGGCCACCGGGTGACCGGCGTGGACTGCGCGGAGGCCATGGTCGAGCAGGCGCGCGCCAAGCTGGCCGCCGCCGGTCACGGCGACGCGGTCCTGCTGGTCGGCGACGCCGCCCGGCCGCCGGTCGCCGCCGCCGCGTTCGACGTGGTGCTGGTCCGGCACCTGCTCTGGACGCTGCCCGACCCGCACGCCGCGCTGCGGGCCTGGACCGAACGGCTGCGCCCGGGCGGTCGCCTGGTGCTGGTCGAGGGCCGCTGGCGACAGCCCGCCGAGCCGGTCGCGTACGTACCGGGCGCCGACAAGCTGCCCTGGAGCGGTGGCGTCGGCGCCGAGGCGCTGGCCGAGGCGGTCGGCGAACTCGGCCTGACCGCACGGGTGGAGCAACTCGCCACCGAGCCCGAGCTGTGGGGGCACCCGGTGGACGACGAGCGCTACGCCCTGGTCGCCGAGCGCGGCTGA
- a CDS encoding sigma-70 family RNA polymerase sigma factor, with protein sequence MRQDGLVTDEPRGGDAADTDEELMRALYRDHAGPLFGFVLHLVGGDRQRAEDVVQETLVRAWRHADRLDAQGGSLRPWLVTVARRIVIDSHRRSAARPPETDPGPLELLPAEDELDRALRMMAITDALGALTQAHREVVVETYLKGRSVAEAAAELGIPEGTVKSRVFYALRSLRVALEERGVTS encoded by the coding sequence GTGCGCCAGGATGGTCTTGTGACCGATGAACCCCGCGGCGGCGACGCGGCCGATACGGACGAGGAGCTGATGCGGGCCCTCTACCGGGATCACGCGGGCCCGCTCTTCGGATTCGTGCTGCACCTGGTCGGCGGCGACCGGCAGCGCGCCGAGGACGTGGTCCAGGAGACCCTGGTACGCGCCTGGCGGCACGCGGACCGGCTGGACGCCCAGGGCGGGTCGCTGCGCCCCTGGCTGGTCACGGTGGCGCGCCGGATCGTCATCGACAGTCACCGGCGCAGCGCCGCCCGCCCACCGGAGACCGACCCCGGGCCGCTCGAACTGCTCCCCGCCGAGGACGAGCTCGACCGGGCGCTGCGGATGATGGCGATCACCGACGCACTGGGCGCACTCACCCAGGCGCATCGGGAGGTCGTCGTGGAGACCTACCTCAAGGGCCGTTCGGTCGCCGAGGCGGCGGCCGAACTGGGCATCCCGGAAGGTACGGTGAAATCGCGGGTGTTCTACGCGCTGCGCTCGCTGCGGGTCGCACTGGAGGAAAGAGGGGTGACGTCGTGA